One Hemibagrus wyckioides isolate EC202008001 linkage group LG07, SWU_Hwy_1.0, whole genome shotgun sequence DNA segment encodes these proteins:
- the sema4f gene encoding semaphorin-4F isoform X2 — MVSSLVLTQWEFNDVANISTFLLDQETGILYLGARDAIVAVDTANKLKSPKIVWNVPEEKSRSCVTKGKTEADCNNYIRLLEFLGDGRIYACGTYAFDPQCAFVNISTFSLEKSEDGREKMEIGKGKCPFEPSQHYTAVMAGGILYTATTSNFLGTLFDISRATGIEQERIRTERSINWLSDPEFVSSAFIQEDQMSNPTGEDDKIYFFFTEVAKEYDLYTKVKVPRVARVCKSDIGGMKTLQRRWTTFLKAQLVCEDRGSGQRFNILTDVFTKQHRPGDPSSTHFYGIFTSQWEKEEMSAVCVYSLEDITKVMDGPFKELKKSCENWMNPEPVPTPRPGQCLNSALKAEGFDSSLKLPDKVLTFVRDHPLMENSVVSAPLLVRSGVTYTKLAVTLTPVSNGNKLNATVLHLGTDHGELHRIAVVGPNATLLQEIPLFPASEPINNILLYKGQALVGSPNSLVKLPTEGCSLYRTCEVCARARPLGCVWRQKEAACSLAITEPDEVLSSEDSVSRCGRSDNRCSTEIQNLHVVEGLHVLLPCVQVSPRPCHWQHPPQRHIRRRLSDLEVRVTLESNGTYKCFCEEAGREQPACPKAAYTLLLQEPSASSSIMHVSSRHFVAGYLLFFIIGFALCGLLVCLFRRRYKRRGAGHSSSTSEKERDLLPSSDTPQSPSSASLFSEAVPFTEKRNGTLNGHGGHMSDLKCGYIYANSGGPKQDTSVNMKEEFPGRERAGPEGEEEGLGDGLSELGDGLVRLDEEFAKLHVLRGAPLAQCEESSI; from the exons ATGG tgtcgaGCTTGGTGTTGACCCAGTGGGAATTCAACGACGTAGCTAACATCAGCACTTTCCTATTGGACCAGGAGACTGGGATACTCTACCTGGGGGCACGAGATGCGATTGTTGCCGTGGATACTGCCAACAAATTAAAGTCTCCCAAG ATTGTATGGAACGTTCCAGAAGAGAAGAGCAGATCTTGTGTGACGAAAGGAAAGACGGAG GCTGACTGCAATAACTACATCCGTCTACTGGAGTTCCTGGGAGATGGACGCATTTATGCCTGTGGCACATATGCCTTCGACCCCCAGTGTGCCTTtgtg aaTATCTCAACCTTTAGTCTGGAAAAATCAGAGGATGGCAGAGAGAAGATGGAGATTGGGAAGGGTAAATGCCCCTTTGAGCCCAGCCAGCACTATACTGCAGTCATGGCAG GGGGAATCCTGTACACTGCTACTACAAGCAACTTCCTGGGCACTCTCTTTGACATCTCCAGAGCAACAGGCATTGAGCAAGAGCGCATCCGGACGGAACGGTCCATCAACTGGCTCAGCG ATCCGGAGTTTGTCAGCTCAGCCTTTATCCAAGAGGATCAAATGAGCAACCCAACAGGTGAAGATGACAAGATTTACTTCTTCTTTACTGAGGTGGCCAAAGAATATGACCTCTACACCAAGGTCAAAGTGCCCAGGGTGGCTCGAGTGTGTAAG tctgatATCGGGGGCATGAAGACCTTACAGAGACGCTGGACAACATTCCTTAAGGCTCAGCTGGTGTGTGAGGATCGAGGGAGTGGCCAGCGCTTTAACATTCTGACCGACGTCTTTACCAAACAGCACCGACCGGGAGACCCCAGCAGCACACACTTCTACGGTATCTTCACCTCGCAGTG GGAGAAGGAGGaaatgtctgcagtgtgtgtgtacagtctgGAGGACATCACTAAGGTGATGGATGGACCTTTTAAAGAGCTGAAAAAGAGTTGCGAGAACTGGATGAACCCAGAGCCAGTGCCTACACCCAGACCAGGCCAG TGTCTGAACAGCGCTCTTAAAGCAGAGGGCTTCGATTCGTCTCTGAAGCTGCCCGATAAAGTGCTGACATTTGTGCGAGACCACCCTCTCATGGAGAACAGTGTAGTGTCAGCACCCCTACTGGTCAGGAGTGGAGTTACATACACCAAACTGGCTGTAACACTGACCCCCGTCTCCAACGGCAACAAGCTTAATGCTACTGTTCTGCATCTTGGGACAG ATCATGGTGAGCTTCACAGAATTGCAGTAGTGGGACCGAATGCAACGCTTTTGCAAGAAATCCCTCTTTTTCCAGCCTCAGAGCCTATCAACAATATCCTTTTATACAag GGTCAGGCTCTGGTCGGTTCTCCCAACTCTCTGGTGAAGTTACCTACAGAAGGCTGCTCTCTCTACCGTACCTGTGAAGTGTGTGCACGTGCACGTCCACTCGGCTGTGTGTGGAGACAGAAAGAAGCTGCCTGTAGCCTGGCCATCACAga ACCTGATGAAGTGCTAAGTTCTGAAGATTCGGTCAGTCGGTGTGGAAGGAGTGACA ATCGCTGCTCTACTGAGATTCAAAACCTGCATGTGGTAGAGGGGCTGCATGTACTTCTGCCCTGTGTGCAGGTCTCACCTCGTCCCTGCCACTGGCAGCACCCACCCCAAAGACACATTCGGCGCCGCCTCTCTGACCTGGAGGTACGGGTCACTTTGGAAAGCAATGGCACTTACAAGTGTTTCTGTGAGGAAGCTGGGCGAGAGCAGCCAGCCTGTCCCAAGGCTGCATACACACTCCTCCTACAGGAACCGAGTGCGAGTTCGAGCATCATGCATGTATCCAGCCGTCACTTTGTGGCCGGGTACTTGCTATTTTTCATCATTGGGTTTGCACTTTGTGGCTTACTCGTGTGTCTGTTTCGCCGACGTTACAAGAGAAGAGGAGCTGGTCATTCTTCATCGACCTCAGAAAAGGAGCGGGACCTGCTGCCCTCTTCAGACACACCCCAATCACCCAGTAGCGCCAGTCTGTTCTCTGAGGCGGTTCCCTTTACAGAGAAAAGGAATGGGACGCTGAATGGGCATGGAGGTCATATGTCTGATCTGAAGTGTGGTTATATTTATGCTAATTCAGGTGGACCCAAACAGGATACTTCAGTCAACATGAAGGAAGAATTTCCTGGCCGAGAGAGGGCAGGACcagaaggagaggaggagggacTAGGGGATGGACTCAGTGAACTGGGGGATGGACTAGTACGACTGGATGAAGAATTTGCTAAGCTGCATGTGCTGAGAGGAGCACCGTTAGCACAGTGTGAAGAGAGCTCCATCTAA
- the sema4f gene encoding semaphorin-4F isoform X1: MKPATCLLAALLSLCLPLLSWTAALSSHEVSSLVLTQWEFNDVANISTFLLDQETGILYLGARDAIVAVDTANKLKSPKIVWNVPEEKSRSCVTKGKTEADCNNYIRLLEFLGDGRIYACGTYAFDPQCAFVNISTFSLEKSEDGREKMEIGKGKCPFEPSQHYTAVMAGGILYTATTSNFLGTLFDISRATGIEQERIRTERSINWLSDPEFVSSAFIQEDQMSNPTGEDDKIYFFFTEVAKEYDLYTKVKVPRVARVCKSDIGGMKTLQRRWTTFLKAQLVCEDRGSGQRFNILTDVFTKQHRPGDPSSTHFYGIFTSQWEKEEMSAVCVYSLEDITKVMDGPFKELKKSCENWMNPEPVPTPRPGQCLNSALKAEGFDSSLKLPDKVLTFVRDHPLMENSVVSAPLLVRSGVTYTKLAVTLTPVSNGNKLNATVLHLGTDHGELHRIAVVGPNATLLQEIPLFPASEPINNILLYKGQALVGSPNSLVKLPTEGCSLYRTCEVCARARPLGCVWRQKEAACSLAITEPDEVLSSEDSVSRCGRSDNRCSTEIQNLHVVEGLHVLLPCVQVSPRPCHWQHPPQRHIRRRLSDLEVRVTLESNGTYKCFCEEAGREQPACPKAAYTLLLQEPSASSSIMHVSSRHFVAGYLLFFIIGFALCGLLVCLFRRRYKRRGAGHSSSTSEKERDLLPSSDTPQSPSSASLFSEAVPFTEKRNGTLNGHGGHMSDLKCGYIYANSGGPKQDTSVNMKEEFPGRERAGPEGEEEGLGDGLSELGDGLVRLDEEFAKLHVLRGAPLAQCEESSI; this comes from the exons tgtcgaGCTTGGTGTTGACCCAGTGGGAATTCAACGACGTAGCTAACATCAGCACTTTCCTATTGGACCAGGAGACTGGGATACTCTACCTGGGGGCACGAGATGCGATTGTTGCCGTGGATACTGCCAACAAATTAAAGTCTCCCAAG ATTGTATGGAACGTTCCAGAAGAGAAGAGCAGATCTTGTGTGACGAAAGGAAAGACGGAG GCTGACTGCAATAACTACATCCGTCTACTGGAGTTCCTGGGAGATGGACGCATTTATGCCTGTGGCACATATGCCTTCGACCCCCAGTGTGCCTTtgtg aaTATCTCAACCTTTAGTCTGGAAAAATCAGAGGATGGCAGAGAGAAGATGGAGATTGGGAAGGGTAAATGCCCCTTTGAGCCCAGCCAGCACTATACTGCAGTCATGGCAG GGGGAATCCTGTACACTGCTACTACAAGCAACTTCCTGGGCACTCTCTTTGACATCTCCAGAGCAACAGGCATTGAGCAAGAGCGCATCCGGACGGAACGGTCCATCAACTGGCTCAGCG ATCCGGAGTTTGTCAGCTCAGCCTTTATCCAAGAGGATCAAATGAGCAACCCAACAGGTGAAGATGACAAGATTTACTTCTTCTTTACTGAGGTGGCCAAAGAATATGACCTCTACACCAAGGTCAAAGTGCCCAGGGTGGCTCGAGTGTGTAAG tctgatATCGGGGGCATGAAGACCTTACAGAGACGCTGGACAACATTCCTTAAGGCTCAGCTGGTGTGTGAGGATCGAGGGAGTGGCCAGCGCTTTAACATTCTGACCGACGTCTTTACCAAACAGCACCGACCGGGAGACCCCAGCAGCACACACTTCTACGGTATCTTCACCTCGCAGTG GGAGAAGGAGGaaatgtctgcagtgtgtgtgtacagtctgGAGGACATCACTAAGGTGATGGATGGACCTTTTAAAGAGCTGAAAAAGAGTTGCGAGAACTGGATGAACCCAGAGCCAGTGCCTACACCCAGACCAGGCCAG TGTCTGAACAGCGCTCTTAAAGCAGAGGGCTTCGATTCGTCTCTGAAGCTGCCCGATAAAGTGCTGACATTTGTGCGAGACCACCCTCTCATGGAGAACAGTGTAGTGTCAGCACCCCTACTGGTCAGGAGTGGAGTTACATACACCAAACTGGCTGTAACACTGACCCCCGTCTCCAACGGCAACAAGCTTAATGCTACTGTTCTGCATCTTGGGACAG ATCATGGTGAGCTTCACAGAATTGCAGTAGTGGGACCGAATGCAACGCTTTTGCAAGAAATCCCTCTTTTTCCAGCCTCAGAGCCTATCAACAATATCCTTTTATACAag GGTCAGGCTCTGGTCGGTTCTCCCAACTCTCTGGTGAAGTTACCTACAGAAGGCTGCTCTCTCTACCGTACCTGTGAAGTGTGTGCACGTGCACGTCCACTCGGCTGTGTGTGGAGACAGAAAGAAGCTGCCTGTAGCCTGGCCATCACAga ACCTGATGAAGTGCTAAGTTCTGAAGATTCGGTCAGTCGGTGTGGAAGGAGTGACA ATCGCTGCTCTACTGAGATTCAAAACCTGCATGTGGTAGAGGGGCTGCATGTACTTCTGCCCTGTGTGCAGGTCTCACCTCGTCCCTGCCACTGGCAGCACCCACCCCAAAGACACATTCGGCGCCGCCTCTCTGACCTGGAGGTACGGGTCACTTTGGAAAGCAATGGCACTTACAAGTGTTTCTGTGAGGAAGCTGGGCGAGAGCAGCCAGCCTGTCCCAAGGCTGCATACACACTCCTCCTACAGGAACCGAGTGCGAGTTCGAGCATCATGCATGTATCCAGCCGTCACTTTGTGGCCGGGTACTTGCTATTTTTCATCATTGGGTTTGCACTTTGTGGCTTACTCGTGTGTCTGTTTCGCCGACGTTACAAGAGAAGAGGAGCTGGTCATTCTTCATCGACCTCAGAAAAGGAGCGGGACCTGCTGCCCTCTTCAGACACACCCCAATCACCCAGTAGCGCCAGTCTGTTCTCTGAGGCGGTTCCCTTTACAGAGAAAAGGAATGGGACGCTGAATGGGCATGGAGGTCATATGTCTGATCTGAAGTGTGGTTATATTTATGCTAATTCAGGTGGACCCAAACAGGATACTTCAGTCAACATGAAGGAAGAATTTCCTGGCCGAGAGAGGGCAGGACcagaaggagaggaggagggacTAGGGGATGGACTCAGTGAACTGGGGGATGGACTAGTACGACTGGATGAAGAATTTGCTAAGCTGCATGTGCTGAGAGGAGCACCGTTAGCACAGTGTGAAGAGAGCTCCATCTAA